From Geotalea uraniireducens Rf4:
CACCCCTGATCTGCATGACGCAACCGGGGCAGTCCATGGCTACGACCGGCGCACCGGTCTCCTTGATGTTCGTCAGTTTGCGCTGCAGGATCGGGGCTGATATCTCCGGCAGCTTGATTGAGTAGGAACCGCCCATGCCGCAGCAGGTATCGCACTCGAACATTTCGGTCAGCTCGTATCCCACCTTGTTCAACAGTTCCCTCGGTTCTTCGGACACATGCAGCGTCCTCTTCAGGTGGCAGGAGTCGTGATAGGTTACCTTGCCGAGTTTTCGGCCTTCTTTCAGGGTCAGGCGCCCCTCATCCACCAGCTTTTTGACCAGGGAGGAAAAGTCGACCGTTTTCCCGGCCAGTTCCTTTGCCCGGGGCATCCATTCGGTCTGCCCGAGGCTTTCAAAGGTGCTGATGAATTCATGGGCTAACGCTACCGTGCAGGTCGGACAGGCTGAAATGACATACTGCACATCCTCGCTCAGGAGGGCCTTGATGTTGTCGATGGCATTCTTTTCAGCTACCTCATAGGCCCCGCTGTAGCGGGCGGGAGCACCGCAGCAGGTCTGCTCCTCCGGGAATACCACCTCGATACCGGCCTTGTTGAGAATCTTGACCAGTGCTTCTCCCATCTCCGGATAGGCAAAGTCGATCAGGCAGCCGGCATAAAAGGCGGCCTTTTCTTTCAGTTTAGGCTGCTTGATCTTTTTGAACCGGTCCCTGAACGGCTCCGCGGCAATGGCGGGCAGGCTGCGGCCGTCGGTGAGATCTGCCAGGAACAGCGGCAGGTGGCGGAGGAACTTGCCCGAAGTAAGCGGCTTGCCGGCTATCGAGGCCGCCCGCAGCATGCCGTGGAAAAGCCTGCGGTTGTTAACCACGCGGTAGATCGCTTTTTGCAGCAGTGGCAGCCCCTCTTTTTGCACCAGGCGCCGCCTGATCTCCATAATCAGCTCGGGAATATCGATTTTGCCCGGGCAGATCTCCTTGCAGTTGCCGCACTGGATGCAGAGACCCTGAATCTCCTCGGATTTCTTCAGTTCATCGAACCAGGCGGTGAGAATGGTGCCGATGCCGCCGGTATAGATCTTGCCGAAAACGTGACCGCCGACGAGGCGGAAGACCGGACAAACGTTCAGGCATGAGCCGCATCTGATGCACTGCATAGCCTGTTTGAATTTGGGGTCGTTCGCCATCTCGGTCCTGCGGTTGTCCATGAGGATGATGTGCAGGTCTTTCATGGAGCCGTCGGTGTTGGGTGCCGGACCGGTGATGATCGAGACATAGCTGGTCAGGAGCTGGGCCGTGGCGCTCCGCGGCAGTGCCGTTAACACAGGGACGACATCGGCAAATTTTTCAACGAACTTTTCGATGCCGACCAGGGCAATATGGATCTTCGGCAGGGTGGTGACCATCCTGGCGTTACCCTCGTTGGTAACGAGGACGATGCTCCCGGTTTCGGCAACCGCGATATTCCCGCCGGTGATGCCCATGTCTGCTGCCAGGAACTTGGAGCGCAGTTCTTTGCGGGCCACCTCGACCAGTCTCGGGATGTCGGTGGTCAGGCGCTCATTGACCTCCTTGCTGAAGAGATCGGAAACCTCCTCCTTGGTCATATGGATGGCGGGCATGACCATGTGCGATGGTGTCTGACCGGCCAACTGGATGATCCATTCTCCCAGGTCCGTTTCCCCGACCGCGATGCCTGCCTTTTCCAGATAACTGTTGAGATGAATCTCTTCCGTGGCCATGGACTTGGATTTGACCACGGTTTTAACGTTGTTTTCTTTGGCAACCTTGAGGATGTATTCCTTGACCTTTTCTGGGTCGTTGGTTTGGAAAACCTTGGCGCCAAGGGCTTCGGCGTTCCGGGTGAAAGCGGCCGCCATCAGGTCCAGATGTGATGCGGCATGGGACTTCCGCTCGGCGATGGTGGTCCGCAGCACCTCGAAGTCGATCCCCTCATAGGCCTTGGCGCGGTTGACCTTGTAGGCCTCGGAAAATTTTCCGAGCGCTCCCGTGAGGTTGGCATTGTTGACAGCCCTGTCGATGGATTCCTTGAAATCACTTTTCATTCGGCAACTCCATCCAGCTCATCGATAAAGACGATGACCAGTCGCTTCGGGCCATGCACGCCGATGGTGAGTACGCGCTCGATGTCGGCAGTCCGGCTCGGCCCGGTGATAAAGGCGATGTACCTGCTTGTCTCGGGGGTGATCCTGCTGAAGACTGCGGTTTTATCGGGCAGGATCCTGTCTGTCCCGATCAGGGTGATATGGATGACAGGCAGGGTTGCTGCCAGCCTCTGCTCGACAGCGGTCTGGTCCGCCACCAGTGAGCCGGTATCCGTTAAGGCCCAGCCCGCCTCGCTGATGCCGATCCTGGAATCAGCGGCTGTCTGGCGGCTGACGTTAAAGCTGAGCCCGGGAACTTTCCCGCTAAGCTGCGCAGTGTCGATACCGGTCAAAAACGGGCCGTTGGCCCAGACCGCATAGGATTGCGGCGCATCGGCCGTACCTTCCTGCTGCAGGAACGTCAGGATGAAGCCGAGAGCATCTCCCCTGGTTCTGAAGCGATGTACCTCTGCGCCAACCCCCTCTGCCCTGAGCTTGAATTGTTCATACATGGAGTATTGCCCCCTTTTTATTTTCGCACTTCGAGATAAACATTCTATTGGTCGTATTTAATTTAAAAGGCTGTAAAGCGTCAGAACAAAATCCGGGTTCACAGCACTGCTAAAGTTAAGCCAATGTTTCATTGGTGTAGGAAAGGCGTTTTAATTCGGGGCCTGTCGCTTTGGTGAATCGTGCTGATCTAACGCCTGCTTATACCATGATTGCAAAATGTATAACCACATTACATATTACCATAAACGTCTTAACTCTCCTTGTCAACAGAGTTTTTGAGGGTAAGCAAAAAACACTTGACAGGGTTTTGGTAAAAATAGTAATTGGTAATACAACTTTGCAGAACTCGATTTTATTTTACGATATACAGATTAATAAAACATCGAACAGATAGCCGCACTGCTCAGGAATTGAAGTCCGGTAATTTTACCTAAAGGAGAAACGTTATGCCCTGGATTCAGAGCTACACCCCGGTAGGAGGAAGTCTCGGTTTGTCGGCACTGGTTGCTGCCATTCCACTCGTGGTAATTTTCGTCTGTCTCGCCGTGCTGAAGATGAAGGCCCACAAGGCAGGACCACTGGCAGTTGTGTCTGCCGTTGCCATCGCCATTGCCGTATGGGGGATGCCGGCCAAGCTGGCCGGTCTCGCCTTCATGCAGGGGGCGGCCTTCGGCCTCTTCCCGGTTTTCTACATCGTCATCACCACTTTGTTCCTGTACAACATTACCGTCAAGGGGGGGCAGTTCGAAATCATCCGGGCCTCGTTGGCCGGCGTGACCGCGGACCGTCGTATTCAGGCACTTTTGATCGCCTTCTGCTTCGGCGCCTTCATCGAGGGCGCCGCAGGATTCGGCACGCCGGTAGCCATTGCCGGAGCCACCCTGGTGGGTCTCGGTTTCCGTCCGCTCTATGCCGCCGGTGTCTGCCTGATCGCCAACACCGCGCCGGTTGCCTTCGGCGCCATCGGTATCCCGGTAGTAGCCCTGGCCGGCGTCATGGGCTACGGCGACGACGGCATGATGAAACTCTCCACCATGGTCGGCCGCCAGCTCCCCTTCATCTCCGTTGTCATTCCGTTCTACGTGATCATGATCATGGTCGGCTGGAAGAAGACCATCGAAGTGCTGCCGGCCATCATTACCTGCGGCGTCACCTTTGCCGTCTGCCAGTGGGCCACCGCCAGCTACCTCGGCCCCTATCTCCCCGACATCATCTCCTCCCTGGCTGCCATGGCTGCCCTGGTACTGCTGCTGCGCGTCTGGAGCCCTAAAGAGAACTACGTCTTCGACCACGAAGCGGCCAG
This genomic window contains:
- the ldhH gene encoding L-lactate dehydrogenase (quinone) large subunit LdhH, whose translation is MKSDFKESIDRAVNNANLTGALGKFSEAYKVNRAKAYEGIDFEVLRTTIAERKSHAASHLDLMAAAFTRNAEALGAKVFQTNDPEKVKEYILKVAKENNVKTVVKSKSMATEEIHLNSYLEKAGIAVGETDLGEWIIQLAGQTPSHMVMPAIHMTKEEVSDLFSKEVNERLTTDIPRLVEVARKELRSKFLAADMGITGGNIAVAETGSIVLVTNEGNARMVTTLPKIHIALVGIEKFVEKFADVVPVLTALPRSATAQLLTSYVSIITGPAPNTDGSMKDLHIILMDNRRTEMANDPKFKQAMQCIRCGSCLNVCPVFRLVGGHVFGKIYTGGIGTILTAWFDELKKSEEIQGLCIQCGNCKEICPGKIDIPELIMEIRRRLVQKEGLPLLQKAIYRVVNNRRLFHGMLRAASIAGKPLTSGKFLRHLPLFLADLTDGRSLPAIAAEPFRDRFKKIKQPKLKEKAAFYAGCLIDFAYPEMGEALVKILNKAGIEVVFPEEQTCCGAPARYSGAYEVAEKNAIDNIKALLSEDVQYVISACPTCTVALAHEFISTFESLGQTEWMPRAKELAGKTVDFSSLVKKLVDEGRLTLKEGRKLGKVTYHDSCHLKRTLHVSEEPRELLNKVGYELTEMFECDTCCGMGGSYSIKLPEISAPILQRKLTNIKETGAPVVAMDCPGCVMQIRGGMDQDGADIRVRHTVELLAEQLED
- a CDS encoding LutC/YkgG family protein, producing MYEQFKLRAEGVGAEVHRFRTRGDALGFILTFLQQEGTADAPQSYAVWANGPFLTGIDTAQLSGKVPGLSFNVSRQTAADSRIGISEAGWALTDTGSLVADQTAVEQRLAATLPVIHITLIGTDRILPDKTAVFSRITPETSRYIAFITGPSRTADIERVLTIGVHGPKRLVIVFIDELDGVAE